GTGCGAAAGCCACGGCCGCGCGGTGCCGTGGACACTTCCGCCCGGGCGGCGGATCGCGGACCATGGTGTGCACCAGAGGTTTCGCCCGTCCCCGACGCGTGTTGGACGCGGTCCGAAGAAAGCGTTCCCGCGGCAGCACCGCACCGGTCCCCCGAGCGCCACCGCCGACCTGGCGTTCCGGGGACCGGCTCCAAACCGTGCCGTCCGGGCCGGACCGGCAGCGGCTAGCGTCCCAGGTGGGCGCCGCCGTTGACGTGCACGACCTGACCGGTGACGTGCCCGGCGGCGGGACTCGCCAAGAACGTCACGACGGCGGCGACGTCGTCCGGCGTGCCCGGGCGCTTGTTCATCGTGTTGCCGACGAGCCACTCCCGGCGGCGGTCGCTCAGCTGCCCGTGGAAGAACTCGGTGTCCCCGATCAGTCCCGGCGCCACGATGTTCGCGGTGATCCCGCGCGGGCCGAACTCCCTGGCCACGCTGACGTTCCAGCCCTCGACCGCGGCCTTCGCGGCACCGTAGGACCCGGCGCCGGTGTGCGCGGCGATCGAGCCGATCGTGATGATCCGCGCCCCCTCGGCGAACCGTTCGCGCAGCGCGTGGGTGACGAGCGCGGCACTGACCACATTGGACCGCAGGTTCCGTTCGAACGCGGCCGCGAAGCCGGCCAGGCCTTCCGCGTCGCCGTTCTCGTCCAGGAAGTCCGTGTTGCCCCCGGCGTTGTTGACGAGCACGTCGACGCGGTCGGGCAACTCCGTCAGTGCGGCTTCGAGGGCCGCGGGATCGGCGGCGTCGAACACGACGGGCCGCGCGCCCGAGAGCGTCGCAGCTTCGGCGAGCACCTTTTCGCGGCGCCCGGTGATCGTGACGCGGTCGCCCGCGCCGGCGAAGGCGGCCGCGACGGCGTACCCGATGCCCGTGCCGCCGCCGGTCACCACGACTTCCCTGGTGTTCCCCATGCCCCCGACCTTAGTGCCTAGGATCGGGTCATGACGAAGATCGACCCGGCCACCGCCGCGCTCCTGCTGATCGACCTGCAGGAACGGGTCGTGACGTTGCCGACCACGCCGTACACCGGCGAAGAAGTCGTCGCGAACGCACT
This window of the Amycolatopsis balhimycina FH 1894 genome carries:
- a CDS encoding SDR family NAD(P)-dependent oxidoreductase; translation: MGNTREVVVTGGGTGIGYAVAAAFAGAGDRVTITGRREKVLAEAATLSGARPVVFDAADPAALEAALTELPDRVDVLVNNAGGNTDFLDENGDAEGLAGFAAAFERNLRSNVVSAALVTHALRERFAEGARIITIGSIAAHTGAGSYGAAKAAVEGWNVSVAREFGPRGITANIVAPGLIGDTEFFHGQLSDRRREWLVGNTMNKRPGTPDDVAAVVTFLASPAAGHVTGQVVHVNGGAHLGR